One Pseudonocardia sediminis DNA window includes the following coding sequences:
- a CDS encoding carboxymuconolactone decarboxylase family protein — protein sequence MARVEYVDPENAPPETASALGRLPQAHVFGLMAQARTAFTPWLRLGGALLNDLALAPSLRELTILQVGRLAQRYEWVQHVPIALATGVSREQIDALERGVVEESLFDPTQRAVLRFVADLVRDGEVSDSDFATLSDLLDEQQIVEVALVAGHYLGLARIMTALRIDPDDPMGPEALNAGT from the coding sequence ATGGCACGCGTCGAGTACGTCGACCCCGAGAACGCTCCGCCGGAGACCGCATCCGCGCTGGGCCGGTTGCCGCAGGCACACGTCTTCGGGCTGATGGCCCAGGCCCGCACGGCCTTCACACCCTGGCTCCGTCTGGGCGGTGCGCTGCTCAACGACCTCGCCCTCGCGCCGTCGCTGCGCGAGCTCACGATCCTCCAAGTAGGACGGTTGGCGCAGCGCTACGAATGGGTCCAGCACGTCCCGATCGCACTCGCGACCGGAGTGAGCCGGGAACAGATCGACGCCCTGGAACGGGGAGTGGTCGAAGAATCACTGTTCGACCCGACCCAGCGCGCGGTCCTGCGATTCGTCGCCGACCTCGTGCGCGACGGAGAGGTCTCCGACTCCGACTTCGCGACGCTGTCCGATCTCCTCGACGAACAACAGATCGTCGAGGTGGCCCTCGTCGCCGGTCACTACCTCGGCCTCGCCCGGATCATGACCGCCCTGCGCATCGACCCCGACGACCCCATGGGCCCCGAGGCCCTCAACGCCGGCACCTGA